CAACAGCCGGTGTCGTAGCATCCAGCATCCTAGCTTGCTTTTGGAATTATGCCGGGTTAGTAAATCAATTCAAAATCGACAAAGGAGCAGGACTTGCCGCTGCTACGTTGCCTGTCGTAATTGCCGGAGCAGCAATTATTTTGCTTGGGTATTTTGCAATCGTATTTCTCTACGTCGGCAACAAATAATTCCGTTATTGTAGTCTTCCGCCCAATTGTGCAGCAACGTCAGCACCAGACGCGTTTGTAGTCTGCGCCGGACCCGTCGGACCTTGGTAATTAGATTGTCCAAGTCTCGGGTCTACATAGGTAGTTGTCGAACCACCATCTGTGTAGGTACCGGCACGCCCTGGTCCCATATAAGCATGATTGCCATCATATCCACGCATATGACCAGAAGTTGAATCAGTCTGTCCCAAAGAATTTTTAAACGTGTTCCACTCGTTATTTTTGCCTTTTTGATCAGGATTGGCAGTTTGAATCGGAGGGCATAGCCCCTGATTTATCATGTCCTGCATTTGCTTCTGTCGCTGCTTTTCTGCGTCGGTTTGTTCTTTTGCTTTCTGAAGCGGTCTTTTATTCCAATTCAATGGCGAATTATTTACCGGAGGAGGAGGTGGTGGTGGATTATTCTCCCAAGGCCACTTGAATCCTTGATCCCAAGGCATCTTAGTTTGCGCCTGCACCTGCGGACAGTAGATGCTGCAAGTCAATAGAATAAGACAGCTCCATGTCGTCAAAAGAGTCTTTCTTGTTGTCGGGGACTCAATCCTTGAAAGCACAATGCGACTCCAATCTGACGCTCCAGATAGCAATGTACCCAGAAAATTACCTTAATCACATTAATGTCCCAGAACGTCCAAGCTGCCCATTTTTAGATAAGAACTGAATAAGTGGGTATAAAACGTACGTTAGCTTTCTTGATCTTGGAGATCTTATGAGCCGCATAAGTCTGTTACTGGTCCAATTTCTTACGTCCTGTCTTCTCATTTTTTCAATCACGGCCCTGCCGGCGTTCTCATCTCATTATGAGCCCGACATACTTCTAGCCGCAGTGGATACTGATGAGAATATGAAGACACTGCTGGAGACTATCAGTGCAGCCGGCGCTAAACTTGAGCGAGTATATGGTCTGACGTATTGCCATCTACTTCGCATCCGAACGCAGCCTGGAAAGCTACATCAAACAGCGCTAGCCCTGTCTAAAACCAAAATGTTTGCCGGCATGCAACCAAACTTTCACCACATGTGGTGCGACGAAAACAGCAAAGATGAACAACCAAAAGCACAAGCTCCTGTGTCAAATGATCCGTTGCTACCCAACCAATGGAACCTTATGTACACACATACGCCCGAAGCTTGGAAGGCTACAAAACTGACAGGTCACTGGGTAGCTGTGCTAGATTCCGGTGTCAATCCGGTAGGTGACTTAGCAAAAAAAGTTGGAGAAGGTGAATCATACGTTGGTAGCTTCAATGACTCATCAGACGCTATTGGTCACGGCACTAAAGTTGCATCCGTGATAGCGGCAGCTACAAATAATGGCGATGAAATTGCCGGCGTAGATCCAACAGCATTTATTTACCCCATAAAAATCGGCGACAGCAATGGCACTGACGATGAGCGTGTCATTTTGGGATTAGCAGCATGCATGGAGAGGGGCATTAGAATAGCCGTTGTTGGTGCAGCACCAGTGGATGCTGAAGCGTCTCTTTTGGATAGCCCACTGGTATTTGGCACATTAGTGTTATATCGAAATAAGGGTGGAATTGTAATTGCACCAGCCGGCAATTCAGGCACAAAACTTGGTGGACGCGTAGAACGAACCTTGATTGTAACCGCCGCATCAGATCGTAATGGTGATCTCTGCGACTTTTCAAGCTATGGTGGTCCTGTATGGTTTGCAGCCCCCGGCAAAGATGTTCCCACTCTTAATGCTGCAGGAGTACCTATGGTTTCAAATGGTACGTCCTTTTCAGCTGCGCTTGTAGCTGGAGTTATAAGCATGATTGCCAATACAAATCCAAGTTATACAGTGGACCAGATATTGACAGATTTGATTAATACCACTTTTGAAGACAGCAAAAATAAAGGTGGAATAGGCTATGGAATTGTGAATGCCGAACTCGCTGTAAAAAATGCAGCCATGTCTGCCATGGCGGCACCAGCAGCGCCTGGCGGAGGAGGCGGTAACGCTGGCTCAGCATATGGCGGTAGTGGAGGAGGCGTTAGCGGAGGCGGCGGCACTAGCGGCTTCGCCGGTGGCGGTGGTGGTGGCAGTGGTGGTGGTAGCAGCGGCGGTGGTAGCGGCGGCGGTGGCGGCGGTGGCGGTGGCGGTGGTGGCGGCGGTGGCGGCGGCGGTGGCAGCGGCAGCTCCGGAGGTGGCGGCTTCGGCGGCGGCAGTGGCGGCTTCGGAGGAGGCGGCGGCAGTTCTTCTAGTGCAGGTTCGAGTTCGCTGGGCGGCAATAAAGGCATTTGGAGTCCGGGCGGCGAACGCAAAGTCAGACCAGCCAACAACAGACGCCCAGCAGGCGGCTCAAGTGTTCAGAGCCAGGGCTCAGGGTCAGTTGACCATTCAACGACCAACAGTAAGGGTATCTGGCGCCCAGGACAGTAATTAATCTTTCAGATAGCGTAGGAGCGCATTACATGCGCCTTTTACTTGGGCTCCTTAAGGTGGACTACGTAGAATCCACATTGACGACGCTTGCCCGCAAAGGTAACCTGGTCTTGAAAAGGGGAGACCGGAAAGCGACCCGACTAAGTTATTTGAAGGAATCACTTAAGGAGTAACCAACGAAGGCAATGGGAATGGACAGAGTATCTGAACAACAAGAAAATTTTGATTCGAAAGCCTCCCAGCTGTTGAGCCAAGAGGCCAACAAGCAAGGCGATGCAGTCATGAAGTCCACCGACAAAGTGACTCCGGTTGTTGAGTTGGTAGCCGGTACGGCCGACACAGCCAAAGCATTTGGCGCCAGCAGCATAAATATGCGTGATACCCTCAATGCGCAAGCCGCAGGGTCTCAAGAAGCTGTACTTGGTCAATTCCAAGAAACTATGATTACTGCTGAAGACGTAGCCTTTTTAGAACAGAAGTTTGGCAGACCATTAGAGACCTTACGTGTAATGAGCACGTTCTCTGAAGTTGCAGAAAACCCAATTAAGGCAATGAGCGAGCTCAATCGCATGATCCTGGACGCTCAGAAGTCGTAGATTAGCTAAAGCTCACGGGCAAAAGCTTAAACCTAGATGTCGAAAGAGCCATGCAGGCACGCTGTCATGTGCTAGAATTTGAGATTCGTTTTCCCGTGCACGTCTCAATGACGCACGAGGATTCTCAAGACTAGGGAAGGGTTTGTCGT
The Candidatus Obscuribacterales bacterium DNA segment above includes these coding regions:
- a CDS encoding S8 family serine peptidase, translating into MKTLLETISAAGAKLERVYGLTYCHLLRIRTQPGKLHQTALALSKTKMFAGMQPNFHHMWCDENSKDEQPKAQAPVSNDPLLPNQWNLMYTHTPEAWKATKLTGHWVAVLDSGVNPVGDLAKKVGEGESYVGSFNDSSDAIGHGTKVASVIAAATNNGDEIAGVDPTAFIYPIKIGDSNGTDDERVILGLAACMERGIRIAVVGAAPVDAEASLLDSPLVFGTLVLYRNKGGIVIAPAGNSGTKLGGRVERTLIVTAASDRNGDLCDFSSYGGPVWFAAPGKDVPTLNAAGVPMVSNGTSFSAALVAGVISMIANTNPSYTVDQILTDLINTTFEDSKNKGGIGYGIVNAELAVKNAAMSAMAAPAAPGGGGGNAGSAYGGSGGGVSGGGGTSGFAGGGGGGSGGGSSGGGSGGGGGGGGGGGGGGGGGGGSGSSGGGGFGGGSGGFGGGGGSSSSAGSSSLGGNKGIWSPGGERKVRPANNRRPAGGSSVQSQGSGSVDHSTTNSKGIWRPGQ